The Quercus robur chromosome 7, dhQueRobu3.1, whole genome shotgun sequence genome has a segment encoding these proteins:
- the LOC126692794 gene encoding uncharacterized protein LOC126692794: MEETTSAGTVVQEQQAILINKNEKIKKLKVMVAIDDSDGSFYALKWAVDHLFVAIGVAPETSVEEVGMVVLVHVKQPFQHFTVPAGPGGAIFYPPTSVVESVRKAQEESSAILLSRALQLCKDKMVKAETLVLDGDPKDMICHAAEQMHADLLVVGSRGLGMIKRAFLGSVSDYCAHHAKCPVLIVRPPKESST; this comes from the exons ATGGAGGAGACTACAAGTGCAGGGACAGTGGTGCAAGAGCAGCAGGCAATATtgataaacaaaaatgagaagatcaagaagctgaAAGTAATGGTGGCAATCGATGATAGTGATGGAAGCTTCTATGCACTGAAGTGGGCAGTTGATCACTTGTTTGTGGCCATTGGTGTAGCACCAGAAACGAGCGTAGAGGAGGTGGGGATGGTGGTTCTGGTTCATGTTAAGCAGCCCTTTCAGCACTTCACAGTCCCAGCTGGTCCAGGGGGAGCAA TCTTTTATCCACCAACTTCGGTAGTGGAATCAGTGAGGAAAGCCCAGGAAGAAAGTTCTGCAATCCTACTTTCTCGTGCATTACAGTTATGCAAAGACAAGATG GTCAAAGCTGAGACCCTAGTTCTTGATGGAGATCCGAAGGACATGATTTGTCATGCAGCGGAGCAAATGCATGCTGATCTCTTGGTAGTGGGCAGCCGTGGCCTTGGCATGATCAAAAG GGCATTCCTAGGCAGTGTAAGTGATTACTGTGCACATCATGCAAAATGTCCCGTCCTAATTGTGAGGCCACCAAAGGAGTCTAGCACATAG